The window AGCAGCTCCGCCGTGCGCGCCGGCGGCAGGCAGATCGCCGCGTACCGGCTCACGCACTCCTTCACCTGGACCAGCTCCGCCTCCGGAGCGTAGTCACGGGCGTCGTCACACGTTTTGTCGTCACCCGAAACGAGCAGGACAGGGACGCCGTACTCCGCGGCCATCGCCGCGTTCAGCCTGCCCTCGCTCGCCGGGACGTCGTCCAGCCACACCCCGGTGATCTGGTTCTCCAGGTAGGTGTGGGAAAGCACCCCGTCGAACCCCGCACCCGCGTGGTAGCCCAGGAACACCACACCGTCCACACCGGAGTCGACGCCCTGCATCATCGACAGCGGCTTGTGCCGCCCGGTCAGCATCCGCGCCCGCGGGTCGAGGTCCTCCAGCAGCAGGTTCCGCTGCGACGAATGGGCTTCGTTCACCAGGACGTCACTGGCCCCGGCCTCGAACAACCCGGCCAGCACCGCGTTGACGTCGCCGGTGAACAGCCGCCGGAAGCGGTCCCACTGCGGCGAACCGGGCACGACGTCGTCGGTCCAGGTGACACCGGTGGCGCCCTCCATGTCCGCCGAGATCAGGATGCGCATGCCCGGCACTCTAACCAGGCCGCCCGGGCCCCGGGCGCGGAATCCCCGATCACGGTCGGTCACCAAACCCGATCGATAACGATCGGACACCTGCCGAGGCGGCAACATATTGCGCGGTTGTCCGGGTATGTGGTTACTTCTCGTCCTTGGGGAGGCTCACAGCGAGAACGATGGGGTGGTTTTTGGTGCATTTCCAACGCAGAGTCGGGCGGTTCGGCCGCGTGGGCGCGGTCGTCGCGGCCGCGACGCTGGCGGCGATCCCGCTCGCCGTGCCCGCGCAGGCCCAGCAGGGCAAGGTGCTGCGGGTCGCGCTGACCACCGGCATCGACCACCTGAACCCGTTCACCGCCTCGCTGGCCGCCTCGACGCAGGTCGGCCGCTTCGTCTACGAGTTCCTCACGATCCCCTCGGCCGAGACCGCGCAGGCCTCGCCCGCGCTCGCCGAGTCGTGGACACCGTCGCCGGACAAGCTCACCTGGACGTTCAAGATCCGGTCCGGCGTCAAGTGGAGTGACGGGCAGCCGGTCACCGCCAAGGACGCCGCGTTCACGTTCACCCGGATGATGAACGACGAGAACGCCCGCACCGCGAACGGCAACTACGTCACCAACTTCGACACGGTCTCCGCGCCCGACGACACCACGCTGGTCATCAAGACCAAGACCGTGCAGTCGGACATGAACCTGCTCGACGTCCCGATCGTGCCCGAGCACGTCTGGGCGCCGATCAAGGACCTCAACGACCCGAAGACCGACAGCATCCCGGTCGTCGGCGTCGGCGACGGCCCGTACCAGCTCACCGACTACAAGCAGAACGAGTACGTCAAGTTCAAGGCCAACAAGGACTACTGGCGCGGCGCGCCGAAGGTCGACGAACTCCAGCTGCTGGTCTTCAAGGACTCCGAAGCCGCCGTCAACGCCCTGCGCCAGGGCGAGGTCGACGTCATCAACCGGCTCACCCCGACCCAGTTCACCGCGCTCAAGGGTCAGCCGAACATCGCCACCAACGCCGCGCCCAGCCGCCGCTACGACGAGATCAACCTCAACTTCGGCGTGCAGAACAGCGAGAACCAGCCGATCGGCGACGGCAACCCGGCGCTCAAGGACATCCGGCTGCGCAAGGCGATCGTCCAGGCCATCGACAAGCAGGCCGTCGTCGACCGCGTCGCCAGCGGCCTCGCCCAGGTCGGCACCGGCGTCATCCCGCCCATCTACCAGAACTACCACTGGGAACCGGCGGCGAACGAGCAGGTCAAGTTCGACATCGCGGCCGCCAACACCGCCCTCGACCAGGCCGGCTACGCCAAGGGCGCCGACGGTGTCCGCACCGTTCCCGGCGGCGGGAAGCTCGAGCTGCGGCTGACCGGGCACGCCAACCGGCCCTACGACCAGCGCCTCGCGCAGTACGTGTCGGGCTGGCTCAAGGACATCGGCATCACGGTCAAGCAGGAGCTCGTTTCCGACGACGAGCTCAACGACCGCACCAACTCCGGCAAGTACGACCTGGCCATCTCCGGCTACGCCACCAACCCGGACCCGGACTCCGCGCTGCAGCTGCACATCTGCGCGGCCCGCCCGAACGCCCAGGGCAAGGGCGCCACGACCGACACGTTCTTCTGCGACCCCCAGTTCGACAGCCTGCGCGCCCAGCAGCTCGCCGAGACCGACGACGCCAAGCGCGCCGGGATCGTCAAGCAGGCCCAGGCCCGCCTCGCCGACCAGGCCGTCAACGTCGTGCTCGACTACCAGAACGCGCTCGAGGCCTACCGCTCCGACAAGTTCTCCGGCTTCACCAAGCAGCCGCAGCCCGAGGGCGCGATCCTCGAGCAGTCCGGCTACTGGGGCGTCTACGGCGCCACCCCCGCCGGCTCCCAAGCCACGGCCGACTCCGGCGACAGCGGCACCGTCGTGTGGATCGTCGTCGGCGCGATCGTCCTGGTGATCATCGTCGCCGGTGGCGTGATCATCAGCCGCCGCAGCAAGACTTCGGAAGACCGCGAGTAGGAATGACCGCCCCCGAACAGGCCGCTGCGCTCGTCGACCCCGGCGAGCGCAGCGGCGGGACCGGCACCGCCCGGTTCGTGCTCAAGAAGCTCGTCGAAGCCGTCGTCAGCATCGTGCTGGTGATCGTGCTGTTCTTCTTCCTCTTCCGGATGCTGCCCGGCGACCCGGTCGCGACCATGGTCCGCGAGCGGCCCACCGACCCGCAGCAGGTCGCCGAGCTGCGGGAACGCCTCGGCGTCGACCGGCCGGTGCTGCAGCAGTTCGGCGACTACCTGTGGAAGCTGCTGCACGGCGACTTCGGCACGTCCTACTTGGAGAACCGCCCGGTCGGCGACATGATCGCCGAACGCCTCTGGCCGACCGTCCTGCTCGTCGGCAGCGCGACCGTGCTCGCCGTCGTGCTCGGGCTGTGGCTCGGCACCCGGGCGGCCTGGCGCCGCGACAGCGCGTTCGACCGCACCCAGACCGGCATCGCGCTCACCCTGTGGTCGGTCCCGCAGTTCTGGCTCGGCCTGATCCTGCTGGTCGCCACCAACGGGCTGTTCCCCAGCCGCGGCATGCACTCCCCGGACGCCGCCCCCGACTTCTTCTCCCAGACCCTCGACGTCCTGCACCACCTGGTGCTGCCGTGCGTGACGCTGCTGGCGGTGTTCTACGCCCAGTACATGCTGATCATGCGGTCGTCGCTGCTCGGGGAGATGAACGCCGACTACCTCACCACCGCCCGCGCCAAGGGCCTGCGCGACGACCTCGTCCGCCGCCGCCACGCCGTCCCGAACGCCCTGCTGCCCACCACCACGCTGGTGTTCATGCAGTTCGGCGCGGTCGTCGCCGGCGCGGTGTCGGTCGAAGCGGTGTTCAGCTGGCCGGGCCTCGGGCAGCTGACCTACCAGTCCCTGCACGGCCCGGACCTGCCGGTGCTGCAGGGCGTCTTCGTCGTCCTGGCCGGCGCCGTCGTGCTGATGAACCTGCTCGCGGAACTGCTCTACCGCGTGCTCGACCCGAGGGTGCGCACCTCATGACCACCGAGAGCATCGAATCGCCACGGGCGATCGCCTGGCGGCGCCGCCGGCAGGCCGTCGCGAAGACGTGGCGCGAATTCGCCACCCAGAAGGGCGCGCTCACCGGGCTGGCGATCCTCGCCGTCACCGTCGTCGTGGCCCTGCTGCTGCCCCTGATCAGCGACGAGTCCGGCCTCGACGTCACCCGGGCCGACGGCGGCGCGCTCAGCCCACCCAGCGGCCGGTACTGGCTCGGCACCGACATCGACGGCCGCTCGGTCCTGCTGATGACGCTCTGGGGCACCCGGATCTCCCTGCTCGTCGGGTTCTCCGCGACCGTCCTGTCGGTGCTCATCGGCACCCTCCTCGGGATCACCGCCGCCCACTTCGGCGGCTGGACCTCGACGATCCTGATGCGGTTCACCGACTTCTTCCTGGTGCTGCCGTCGCTGGTGCTGGCGATCGCGCTGTCGGCGGTGCTGCCGCACGGCGTCTTCACCGTCATCGTCGCCATCGGCCTGACCTCCTGGCCCAGCACCGCCCGGCTGGTGCGCGCCCAGACGCTCACCATCGAAAGCCGTCCGTACATCGAGCGCGCCCGGGCGCTGGGCGGGGGACACCTGCACGTCGTCGGCCGGCACGTCCTGCCCGGCGTGCTGCCGCTCGTGCTGGCCAACACCACGCTCGTCGTCGGCAACGCCGTCATCGCCGACGCCACCCTGGCGTTCCTCGGCGTCGGCGACCCGAACGCCGTGTCCTGGGGCGCGATGCTGGAAACCGCGCTCAACAACGGCGCCGTCACCCGCGGCGCCTGGTGGAACCTGCTCCCGCCGGGCATCGCCATCGTGCTCGTCGTGCTCTGCTTCACCCTGGTCGGCCGGGGACTGGAGACCGTGCTCAACCCGAGGTTGAAGAAGTGACCACGCCGCTGCTGCAGCTGAAAGACCTCAACGTCACCTATGCGGTCGGCGAGCTGGACGTCCCCGCCGTGCGCGGTGTCGACCTCACCCTCGACCCCGGCGGCACCCTCGGCATCGCCGGCGAATCGGGGTCGGGCAAGTCGACCGTCGCGATGAGCGTGCTGCGCCTGCTGCCGCGCACGGCGAAGATCACCGGCGAGATCGTCCTCGACGGCGAAGACGTCACCGCCATGAAGTGGGGCCGCCTGCGCGCGGTCCGCTGGGCCGAGGCGTCCGTGGTCTTCCAGGGCGCCATGCACGCCCTCAACCCGGTCCGCAGGATCGGCGACCAGATCGCCGAGCCCATCCGCCTGCACCCACCCGGGGGCAAGCCGCCGACGGACGCCGAGGTCGACGCCCGGGTCGCCGAGCTGCTCACCCAGGTCGACCTGCCCCCGGGCCGGGCCGGTGCCTACCCGCACGAGCTCTCGGGCGGGCAGAAG of the Amycolatopsis sp. NBC_01488 genome contains:
- a CDS encoding ABC transporter substrate-binding protein, translating into MGWFLVHFQRRVGRFGRVGAVVAAATLAAIPLAVPAQAQQGKVLRVALTTGIDHLNPFTASLAASTQVGRFVYEFLTIPSAETAQASPALAESWTPSPDKLTWTFKIRSGVKWSDGQPVTAKDAAFTFTRMMNDENARTANGNYVTNFDTVSAPDDTTLVIKTKTVQSDMNLLDVPIVPEHVWAPIKDLNDPKTDSIPVVGVGDGPYQLTDYKQNEYVKFKANKDYWRGAPKVDELQLLVFKDSEAAVNALRQGEVDVINRLTPTQFTALKGQPNIATNAAPSRRYDEINLNFGVQNSENQPIGDGNPALKDIRLRKAIVQAIDKQAVVDRVASGLAQVGTGVIPPIYQNYHWEPAANEQVKFDIAAANTALDQAGYAKGADGVRTVPGGGKLELRLTGHANRPYDQRLAQYVSGWLKDIGITVKQELVSDDELNDRTNSGKYDLAISGYATNPDPDSALQLHICAARPNAQGKGATTDTFFCDPQFDSLRAQQLAETDDAKRAGIVKQAQARLADQAVNVVLDYQNALEAYRSDKFSGFTKQPQPEGAILEQSGYWGVYGATPAGSQATADSGDSGTVVWIVVGAIVLVIIVAGGVIISRRSKTSEDRE
- a CDS encoding ABC transporter permease, with protein sequence MTAPEQAAALVDPGERSGGTGTARFVLKKLVEAVVSIVLVIVLFFFLFRMLPGDPVATMVRERPTDPQQVAELRERLGVDRPVLQQFGDYLWKLLHGDFGTSYLENRPVGDMIAERLWPTVLLVGSATVLAVVLGLWLGTRAAWRRDSAFDRTQTGIALTLWSVPQFWLGLILLVATNGLFPSRGMHSPDAAPDFFSQTLDVLHHLVLPCVTLLAVFYAQYMLIMRSSLLGEMNADYLTTARAKGLRDDLVRRRHAVPNALLPTTTLVFMQFGAVVAGAVSVEAVFSWPGLGQLTYQSLHGPDLPVLQGVFVVLAGAVVLMNLLAELLYRVLDPRVRTS
- a CDS encoding ABC transporter permease — protein: MTTESIESPRAIAWRRRRQAVAKTWREFATQKGALTGLAILAVTVVVALLLPLISDESGLDVTRADGGALSPPSGRYWLGTDIDGRSVLLMTLWGTRISLLVGFSATVLSVLIGTLLGITAAHFGGWTSTILMRFTDFFLVLPSLVLAIALSAVLPHGVFTVIVAIGLTSWPSTARLVRAQTLTIESRPYIERARALGGGHLHVVGRHVLPGVLPLVLANTTLVVGNAVIADATLAFLGVGDPNAVSWGAMLETALNNGAVTRGAWWNLLPPGIAIVLVVLCFTLVGRGLETVLNPRLKK
- a CDS encoding M55 family metallopeptidase; translation: MRILISADMEGATGVTWTDDVVPGSPQWDRFRRLFTGDVNAVLAGLFEAGASDVLVNEAHSSQRNLLLEDLDPRARMLTGRHKPLSMMQGVDSGVDGVVFLGYHAGAGFDGVLSHTYLENQITGVWLDDVPASEGRLNAAMAAEYGVPVLLVSGDDKTCDDARDYAPEAELVQVKECVSRYAAICLPPARTAELLTGAAADAMARAGREERQVRAHRIEVEFDASHLAQSTAVIPTVEQIGTRRVGFDAATMTEAMKAFKVVTAIAGGAVQGIYG